Proteins co-encoded in one Gossypium arboreum isolate Shixiya-1 chromosome 11, ASM2569848v2, whole genome shotgun sequence genomic window:
- the LOC108465847 gene encoding probable WRKY transcription factor 15 yields MLTKLVQCSLYQQPSLRFLFTFFFPLFLFPPLNGVVADMAVELMMSCRNGDSCAAKMEENAVKEAASGLESVEKLIRLLSQTQQQQQTNSNNQEKYQASSISTTSNSLDLEMDCKAEADAAVSRFKRVISLLGRTRTGHARFRRAPVQPDQEQETKVYYATPIQQIPPPVTTAYPLPPPPPPPHHHHDFMTVKTGGLERIDSSKTINFSYSSAGNSFLSSLTGDTDSKQPCSSSSAFQITNFSQVSSAGKPPLSSSSSFKRKCSSDNLGSGKCTSGSSGRCHCSKKRKLRSKRVVRVPAISLKMADIPPDDYSWRKYGQKPIKGSPHPRGYYKCSSVRGCPARKHVERALDDPSMLVVTYEGEHNHSLSVAETTNLILESS; encoded by the exons ATGTTGACCAAATTAGTCCAGTGCTCCCTTTATCAACAACCCTCTCTAcgttttcttttcacttttttttttcctctcttcCTTTTTCCTCCCTTGAATGGTGTTGTTGCAGACATGGCCGTTGAACTCATGATGAGTTGCAGGAACGGTGACAGCTGCGCAGCCAAAATGGAAGAAAACGCCGTCAAAGAAGCCGCTTCCGGGCTCGAAAGTGTTGAGAAACTCATCAGATTACTTTCTCAAACTCAACAGCAGCAGCAAACTAACAGTAATAATCAAGAGAAATACCAAGCTTCCTCTATCTCAACAACATCTAATTCCCTGGATTTGGAAATGGACTGCAAAGCTGAGGCTGATGCCGCCGTTTCAAGGTTCAAGAGAGTTATCTCTCTTCTGGGTCGAACCAGGACCGGACATGCTCGTTTCAGACGAGCCCCTGTTCAACCCGATCAAGAGCAAGAAACCAAGGTTTATTACGCAACACCGATCCAGCAGATTCCGCCACCAGTGACTACTGCTTATcctcttcctcctcctcctcctcctcctcatcATCATCATGATTTTATGACGGTGAAAACAGGGGGTTTAGAACGGATTGATTCGTCGAAAACCATTAATTTTTCGTATTCTTCTGCTGGGAATTCGTTTTTGTCATCCTTAACGGGAGATACTGATAGTAAGCAGCCATGTTCATCGTCATCTGCGTTtcaaattactaatttttctCAGGTTTCCTCGGCTGGGAAGCCTCCTTTGTCGTCTTCTTCTTCTTTCAAGAGGAAGTGTAGCTCCGACAACTTGGGTTCTGGCAAGTGTACTAGTGGGTCTTCCGGTCGCTGCCATTGCTCTAAGAAAAG AAAACTGAGATCGAAAAGGGTGGTGAGGGTTCCAGCAATAAGCCTGAAGATGGCCGATATTCCGCCAGATGATTACTCATGGAGAAAGTACGGTCAAAAACCGATCAAGGGATCCCCACACCCAAG GGGTTACTATAAGTGCAGCAGTGTAAGAGGATGTCCAGCCCGTAAACATGTTGAAAGAGCCTTAGATGATCCATCGATGCTAGTAGTTACCTATGAAGGCGAGCACAACCATTCCCTATCTGTTGCTGAGACCACTAATCTCATCCTGGAATCTTCGTAA